One Helianthus annuus cultivar XRQ/B chromosome 12, HanXRQr2.0-SUNRISE, whole genome shotgun sequence genomic region harbors:
- the LOC110894958 gene encoding cationic amino acid transporter 1: protein MVSFDGDGSRRQGNSITEPKKRSCGCEKDDFLPEESFKSWSNYRRALLETKTRLKDRFLARSSDQLELHDMRDRSQNELKKTLNWFDLIWFGIGAVMGAGVFVLSGEAAHELAGPAVLISYLISGFAALLSVLCYTEFAVELPVAGGSFAYLRVELGDFVAYIAAGNILFEYVVSGASVARSWTSYFATLCNHDPNDFRINVTSLTEGFNHLDPIAVGISLLICCMASFSMKGSSRFNSIATILYLTLMVFMIVAGVTKANTSNFQPFAPFGMRGVLKASSVLFFAYVGFDGVATLGEETKNPGRDIPIGLVGSMMIVITIYSLLSTVLCLMQPYNQIDQDAAFSIAFQATGMSWAKYIVALGALQGMTTVLLANIIGQARYFTHISRTHLAPPILAVIHKKRGTPINATIIMTLANCLVAFFTNLDILANLLSIATLFIFSLVALALLVRRYYSTGVTSVADRNKLIVLLFLIVSSAIGVSVLWAMNVNLWVGYAIIAGVWFLSTLGLQLLVKQARNPKLWGVPMVPWLPAASIGVNVFIMGSIDGASFLRFLGWTGLLLVYYFFVGLHASYDASKDVVKTEIHGVSSEAVDLKTITATS, encoded by the coding sequence ATGGTGAGTTTTGATGGCGATGGTAGCAGGAGACAAGGTAACAGTATCACTGAACCGAAAAAGAGGTCTTGTGGATGTGAGAAAGATGACTTTTTACCAGAAGAATCATTCAAAAGCTGGTCAAACTACCGTAGAGCCTTGCTGGAAACCAAAACTCGTCTAAAAGACCGTTTTTTGGCCCGATCGTCAGACCAACTGGAGCTTCATGATATGAGAGACCGAAGCCAGAATGAACTGAAAAAGACCCTTAACTGGTTTGATCTCATATGGTTTGGCATTGGAGCCGTGATGGGTGCTGGTGTTTTCGTCCTCAGTGGTGAAGCAGCTCATGAATTAGCTGGGCCGGCTGTTCTGATATCCTATCTCATTTCAGGCTTTGCTGCTTTACTGTCGGTCCTCTGCTACACCGAGTTTGCAGTTGAACTTCCTGTGGCTGGTGGCTCGTTTGCTTACTTGAGAGTCGAGCTGGGTGATTTTGTAGCTTATATTGCTGCAGGAAACATTCTTTTTGAGTATGTTGTATCCGGAGCCAGTGTGGCCCGTTCATGGACCTCGTATTTTGCAACCTTATGCAACCATGACCCTAATGATTTCCGGATTAATGTGACATCTTTAACAGAGGGTTTTAACCACTTAGACCCGATAGCAGTGGGTATCTCGTTACTCATTTGTTGTATGGCGTCGTTCAGCATGAAGGGCTCATCGCGGTTCAATTCGATTGCCACAATACTCTACCTGACTCTCATGGTTTTCATGATTGTGGCAGGGGTTACAAAAGCTAACACGTCCAATTTCCAACCCTTTGCCCCTTTCGGTATGCGGGGTGTGTTAAAAGCTTCATCTGTGCTTTTCTTCGCTTATGTCGGGTTTGATGGCGTGGCTACGTTGGGTGAAGAAACCAAGAACCCGGGTCGAGATATACCCATTGGTCTAGTGGGGTCCATGATGATAGTCATAACTATTTATTcacttttatcaactgttttatgCCTGATGCAGCCATACAACCAGATTGACCAAGATGCAGCGTTCTCAATAGCGTTCCAAGCCACGGGTATGAGTTGGGCCAAGTATATAGTAGCGTTAGGGGCGTTACAGGGAATGACAACGGTTCTGCTGGCTAATATTATCGGTCAAGCTCGGTATTTCACTCACATTTCTCGAACCCACCTGGCTCCACCGATTCTAGCCGTAATCCACAAGAAACGCGGAACACCAATTAATGCCACCATCATCATGACATTAGCAAACTGCCTAGTCGCGTTCTTCACGAATCTCGACATCCTGGCCAACCTTCTTTCAATCGCCACACTCTTCATTTTCTCACTAGTGGCTCTCGCTTTGCTAGTGAGACGATACTACTCAACAGGAGTAACATCGGTTGCAGACCGAAACAAGCTGATTGTGCTGCTGTTTTTAATTGTTTCATCAGCAATTGGAGTCTCAGTTCTTTGGGCGATGAATGTGAACCTTTGGGTCGGGTATGCGATTATCGCAGGGGTTTGGTTTTTATCGACACTCGGTCTTCAACTGCTGGTGAAACAAGCTAGGAACCCGAAGCTATGGGGAGTGCCGATGGTTCCGTGGTTGCCAGCCGCTAGCATTGGTGTCAACGTGTTCATCATGGGCTCTATTGATGGTGCGTCGTTCTTGCGGTTCTTGGGCTGGACCGGTTTGCTGCTAGTGTACTACTTTTTTGTTGGATTGCATGCTTCCTATGATGCATCAAAGGATGTTGTGAAGACTGAGATTCATGGTGTGAGTTCTGAAGCTGTGGATCTGAAGACAATAACTGCTACTAGCTAG